A stretch of Rhodohalobacter mucosus DNA encodes these proteins:
- a CDS encoding NADH-quinone oxidoreductase subunit J — translation MEIYIFVVLSVLAIASALGMVMSNSTVNSALLLVVNLVTLSGVYLLLQAQFLALIQILVYAGAIMVLFLFVIMLLNVDKEESLFDKFRVKYLLAFLLGVIVFAQILYSIGGVTDMLPEISSEMIQVGTVESLGDVLYTDYLFAFEMTAILLTAAVVGALMVAQFKTKQTGETE, via the coding sequence ATGGAAATATACATTTTTGTCGTTCTGTCTGTTCTCGCCATTGCATCGGCACTGGGCATGGTAATGTCGAACAGCACAGTAAACAGTGCACTATTGCTCGTGGTAAATCTGGTAACTCTTTCGGGTGTATACCTTCTGCTCCAGGCTCAGTTCCTGGCACTTATCCAGATTCTGGTCTATGCGGGAGCAATTATGGTGCTTTTTCTCTTCGTAATTATGCTCTTGAACGTTGACAAAGAGGAGAGCCTTTTTGACAAGTTCAGAGTGAAATACCTTTTGGCCTTTTTGTTGGGTGTGATTGTATTTGCACAGATTTTATACAGTATTGGCGGTGTAACGGATATGCTGCCGGAGATCTCCTCCGAAATGATACAGGTGGGTACCGTCGAATCCCTGGGGGATGTGCTTTACACAGACTATCTTTTTGCATTTGAAATGACCGCTATACTGCTAACCGCTGCCGTTGTAGGAGCTCTTATGGTTGCCCAATTTAAGACGAAGCAAACCGGAGAAACAGAATGA
- the nuoK gene encoding NADH-quinone oxidoreductase subunit NuoK, whose amino-acid sequence MIGIDWYLALSAVLFVIGMIGVLIRRNAIVIFMCIELMLNSVNLALISFSAYHGDVAGQILVFFSLSVAAAEAVVGLAIIIAIFRNNLSVDITRVNLLRW is encoded by the coding sequence ATGATAGGAATTGATTGGTATCTTGCCCTAAGCGCTGTCCTCTTTGTGATTGGCATGATCGGTGTACTTATTCGGCGGAATGCGATTGTCATTTTTATGTGCATTGAATTGATGCTGAATTCCGTGAACCTCGCTTTGATCTCTTTTAGTGCCTATCATGGTGATGTGGCAGGTCAGATTCTCGTATTTTTCTCGCTTTCTGTAGCTGCTGCAGAAGCTGTTGTGGGACTGGCTATTATCATTGCAATCTTCCGGAACAATCTCTCCGTAGACATTACAAGGGTGAACCTGCTGCGTTGGTAA
- a CDS encoding MFS transporter — MNTTRQQVSPFKEFNVYIIFGITLSAVMGVSSIAPAFPSIARSLGVSSAQIGLLITFFTLPGIFFTPIFGILADRYSRKVILVPSLFLFGIAGTACAYADSFNQLLLFRVFQGIGSAALGVLNLTLIGDLYEGHKRAVVMGYNGSVLSIGTALYPAIGGALAIMGWYYPFFLSLLALPVGLVALFFLKQENTGNGMEMKLYFREIRSALMSKMVLGLFLGMFLTFIILYGGYITFFTILLDEKFGQSSFAIGVILSGSSLVTAITSAQLGKLALRFSEKNLITAAALLYSIIFFMVPVIDNIWYFILPISLFGVAQGMNIPSILNLLTGYAPSDFRAAFLSVNWMVMRVGQALGPYVLGLVYLHISLEGTFYVTALAGVLFLLVCIFLIRPGKAHADTIDDTPAEHDME, encoded by the coding sequence TTGAATACGACCAGGCAGCAAGTATCACCCTTTAAGGAGTTCAACGTTTATATCATTTTTGGTATAACGCTCTCTGCAGTAATGGGAGTTTCAAGTATTGCTCCAGCTTTCCCATCCATAGCGCGTTCTTTAGGCGTTTCATCTGCACAAATCGGGCTGCTCATTACATTTTTTACCCTGCCCGGAATCTTTTTCACGCCTATATTTGGAATTCTGGCCGACCGGTACAGCAGAAAAGTTATCCTGGTCCCTTCACTATTCCTGTTTGGAATTGCAGGAACGGCTTGTGCCTACGCTGACAGTTTTAACCAGTTGCTTCTTTTTCGGGTATTTCAGGGTATTGGAAGTGCAGCCCTGGGAGTTCTTAATCTCACCCTTATCGGTGATCTTTACGAAGGGCATAAACGCGCGGTTGTAATGGGATATAACGGGAGCGTTCTCAGTATAGGAACGGCACTATATCCGGCTATCGGAGGCGCGCTCGCGATAATGGGATGGTATTACCCGTTTTTTCTCAGCCTGCTGGCACTTCCTGTTGGACTCGTTGCCCTTTTCTTTCTCAAACAGGAAAACACGGGAAACGGAATGGAAATGAAGCTTTACTTCCGCGAAATCAGATCCGCGCTGATGTCAAAAATGGTGCTTGGATTGTTTCTGGGTATGTTCCTTACATTCATCATACTTTATGGAGGTTACATTACCTTTTTTACAATTCTGCTGGACGAAAAATTTGGTCAGAGTTCATTTGCCATAGGTGTGATTTTATCGGGTTCATCCCTGGTTACGGCAATCACATCCGCTCAGCTTGGAAAACTTGCACTGCGATTCAGTGAAAAAAACCTCATTACAGCAGCTGCACTGCTTTATTCCATTATCTTCTTTATGGTACCTGTAATTGATAATATCTGGTACTTTATTCTGCCGATCAGCCTCTTCGGTGTAGCACAGGGTATGAATATTCCAAGCATTCTGAATCTGCTTACAGGTTATGCCCCCAGCGATTTCCGGGCTGCTTTTCTTTCCGTGAACTGGATGGTTATGCGGGTCGGACAGGCATTGGGGCCCTATGTTTTGGGGCTGGTCTATCTGCATATCAGCCTCGAAGGTACATTCTATGTCACAGCCCTGGCCGGTGTTCTATTTCTGCTGGTTTGCATCTTTCTGATTCGACCCGGCAAAGCGCATGCTGATACCATTGACGATACCCCCGCTGAACACGATATGGAATAG
- a CDS encoding GNAT family N-acetyltransferase yields the protein MLIKNQVLSDIESKKYTIKFARTEDEVDAALQLRYRVFKEELERQFTFSGERDKDEYDDQAHHLIVVDNDSEQVIGTYRLQTYEQAKAGNGFVSEKRFRLDQFPDHVIKNAVEVGRACISPEHRSGRVLFLLWKGFAGYLTHFEKRYLFGYAAFGTTDFGLILNTCRYLRERGYYHPDFYIEAKPEYKINPDLKYEKSDKIDLPPLFENYLNVDSTVCSEPSFDKELMLAHCLILLDVENISDRTRKLFFG from the coding sequence TTGCTAATAAAAAATCAGGTGCTCTCTGATATAGAAAGCAAAAAGTATACGATAAAATTTGCCAGAACAGAAGATGAGGTCGATGCTGCCCTTCAGCTGAGGTACCGTGTTTTCAAAGAGGAACTGGAGCGTCAGTTTACTTTTTCCGGGGAACGGGATAAAGATGAATATGATGATCAGGCCCATCACCTGATTGTTGTGGATAATGATTCAGAGCAAGTTATCGGTACCTACAGATTGCAAACATACGAGCAGGCCAAAGCGGGCAACGGTTTTGTCAGCGAAAAACGTTTCAGGCTTGATCAGTTTCCGGACCATGTAATAAAAAATGCAGTGGAAGTGGGCAGAGCCTGTATTAGTCCGGAGCACAGAAGCGGAAGAGTTCTTTTTCTGCTTTGGAAAGGTTTTGCCGGTTATTTGACTCACTTCGAGAAACGCTATCTTTTCGGGTACGCAGCTTTTGGAACAACCGACTTTGGACTCATTCTCAATACCTGCAGATACCTCAGGGAAAGGGGGTATTACCATCCGGATTTTTACATTGAGGCAAAACCCGAATACAAGATCAACCCGGACCTGAAATATGAAAAATCGGACAAGATTGACCTTCCTCCACTTTTTGAAAACTATCTGAACGTTGATTCCACCGTTTGCAGTGAGCCATCCTTTGATAAAGAGCTGATGCTTGCCCACTGTTTGATTCTGCTTGACGTTGAAAACATATCCGACAGAACCAGAAAACTCTTTTTCGGCTGA
- a CDS encoding lysophospholipid acyltransferase family protein translates to MRKFRSIFRVSLLIVFTMMTYLLYLVPYLFFRLAGFNYHPLRNLHMRTWSRGVSRILNIKINVEGKAPEPPFFLVSNHLSYIDIVPMFLNLKCTFVAKKEVRSWPVLGFMVATMGVIFVDRSRKRDVKRVNSILTNSLTRYQGVVVFPEGTTSGGEKILPFRPPLLEFPSTMEIPVYYASIRYETDTERGDLPAERSVCFYGARDPFHKHVMMLAANRRINCTMSFSDTPVTRKNRKELANELQERVSELFEPMESSKG, encoded by the coding sequence ATGCGAAAATTCAGATCCATATTCAGGGTTTCATTGCTGATAGTGTTCACAATGATGACGTATCTGCTCTACCTGGTACCCTATCTTTTTTTCAGGTTGGCCGGATTTAATTACCATCCCCTGCGTAATCTCCATATGCGCACCTGGTCGAGAGGGGTGTCGAGAATCCTGAATATCAAAATCAATGTAGAGGGCAAAGCCCCCGAGCCGCCGTTCTTCCTGGTGTCGAACCATCTGAGCTATATTGATATCGTACCCATGTTTCTGAACCTGAAATGCACATTTGTTGCAAAGAAAGAGGTAAGAAGCTGGCCTGTACTTGGCTTTATGGTTGCAACCATGGGGGTTATATTTGTAGACAGATCACGTAAACGGGACGTAAAGCGCGTAAATTCGATTCTAACGAATAGTCTTACCCGGTACCAGGGTGTGGTTGTATTCCCGGAGGGAACCACTTCTGGGGGAGAGAAGATACTGCCATTCAGGCCGCCGCTTCTTGAATTCCCTTCAACCATGGAGATTCCGGTTTACTATGCATCGATTCGCTATGAAACAGATACCGAAAGAGGCGACCTGCCGGCAGAACGCAGTGTTTGTTTCTATGGTGCAAGGGATCCATTCCACAAACATGTGATGATGCTTGCGGCCAATCGCAGAATAAATTGCACGATGAGTTTTTCAGATACGCCGGTTACCAGAAAAAACCGAAAGGAGCTGGCCAATGAACTTCAGGAAAGGGTGAGTGAACTATTTGAACCAATGGAATCATCAAAGGGATAA
- a CDS encoding helix-turn-helix domain-containing protein has protein sequence MHAHHYVQYGLSNSDSIKLSSEEWAESIRVRAFIVPSDVSHQIELDGSEKVLMIWLDPEFSIKRSMTDADIINTSLGSLESDLKPYAVQTLNCESANQIRGIITGWPAADAMDKLDNRISESIKWIKSRVKDQTITVEHLAETVYLSPGRLMHLFSEQIGIPIRKYILWQRLRAALLKLADGESITEAAYYAGFTDSPHMNRVFKANFGITPSKIFKNSRFIQVIGC, from the coding sequence ATGCATGCTCATCACTATGTTCAATATGGTCTGAGTAATTCTGATTCTATTAAACTCAGCTCCGAAGAATGGGCTGAGTCAATACGAGTACGGGCATTTATTGTGCCTTCTGATGTATCTCATCAGATAGAGTTAGACGGTTCAGAAAAAGTGCTCATGATTTGGCTGGATCCTGAATTTTCAATCAAGAGGTCGATGACTGATGCAGATATTATAAATACTTCCTTAGGGAGTCTTGAATCTGATTTAAAACCATATGCTGTGCAAACTTTGAATTGTGAATCAGCAAATCAAATTCGGGGGATTATTACAGGTTGGCCTGCAGCAGACGCTATGGATAAACTGGACAACCGGATTTCTGAAAGTATTAAGTGGATTAAAAGTCGCGTAAAAGATCAAACGATAACGGTAGAACATTTGGCTGAAACTGTCTATCTAAGTCCGGGAAGGTTGATGCATCTGTTCTCTGAGCAAATAGGTATTCCGATACGTAAATACATTTTGTGGCAGCGACTACGGGCCGCACTCCTCAAGCTGGCTGATGGAGAGTCTATCACTGAAGCTGCCTACTATGCCGGTTTCACGGATTCTCCTCATATGAATAGGGTTTTTAAAGCAAATTTTGGCATTACTCCATCAAAAATATTCAAGAACAGCAGGTTCATACAAGTGATTGGCTGTTGA
- a CDS encoding N-acyl homoserine lactonase family protein: MEIFPLQTGSVKVKKAQKSREKGGMLRVLTSEKWTDWLPIYAWLIKHPEGTFVVDTGETSLTSRSGYFPKWHPYYRYAVKMDVSRDDEIDRQLARYNVDSKDVDKVILTHFHTDHAGGLYHFSNSDILVPKSEYQNAKGTIGKLRGYLPQHWKDWFKPDEIEFKKQNYGPFAESYPVTKDGSIMAVPTPGHTPGHLSVVADTGDKKVFLAGDTSYTEQLLINLQPDGVTPDTKQSLDTQMKILKLAEQGPVIYLPSHDPEASRRLSTNKTLAV, from the coding sequence ATGGAAATTTTCCCACTACAAACAGGGTCTGTTAAGGTAAAGAAAGCTCAAAAATCACGTGAAAAAGGAGGGATGTTACGTGTTCTCACTTCTGAAAAATGGACAGACTGGTTGCCTATTTATGCCTGGTTGATCAAGCACCCTGAAGGAACATTTGTAGTTGACACCGGAGAAACTTCTTTAACATCCCGTAGCGGTTATTTTCCCAAATGGCACCCTTATTATCGATATGCGGTCAAGATGGATGTATCCAGAGATGATGAAATTGACCGACAATTGGCTCGATATAATGTTGACTCCAAAGATGTTGATAAAGTAATACTCACACATTTTCATACAGATCACGCAGGTGGACTGTATCATTTTTCAAACAGTGATATCCTTGTACCCAAATCAGAATATCAGAATGCAAAGGGCACAATAGGAAAATTGAGAGGTTACCTGCCGCAGCATTGGAAGGATTGGTTTAAACCCGATGAAATTGAATTTAAAAAACAGAATTATGGTCCGTTTGCAGAGTCATACCCTGTAACCAAAGATGGAAGCATTATGGCAGTACCAACTCCAGGTCATACTCCGGGTCATCTTTCAGTGGTTGCTGATACCGGTGATAAAAAAGTATTCCTGGCCGGAGATACCAGTTATACAGAGCAACTACTAATAAATCTCCAACCGGACGGAGTAACTCCTGACACAAAACAGTCGTTAGATACACAAATGAAGATATTGAAACTGGCTGAACAGGGTCCGGTTATATATTTACCTTCACATGATCCTGAGGCATCTCGTAGACTCAGTACAAATAAAACTTTAGCTGTATAA